From the Globicephala melas chromosome 8, mGloMel1.2, whole genome shotgun sequence genome, the window CCACTCCACTGGGCGGGCCGGACAGCGAACTCCTGATCCCGCGTCTGGGAACCACCTGAGACCCGGAAGGGCAGCGGGCTGGACCAGTGCAATAGCGCCCGGGCCACGTGTGGCCCGCGCAGGCAGCAGCGAAACCGCGCTTCCGATAGCCATGCACCATGGGACTCGTAGTTTGCCGGCCGCGTCAGCCTCTCCCGCAGAGATGCGTCCTGGGCGTGAAGGCTGCGCTGCATGGTGGGAGCTGTAGGCGCCGCGTGGCATCCTGGGAGCCCTAAAGGGAAAAAAGCTGCACTTCGGACTCGCGTCTTGCTCTGCCCCGCTTCCCCCAGGGATCTCGAGGGGCACTCACCCCACTGTATACAAGAAGGCGGCCCGGAACTGCCTTTCGCCTTTGCGGTGGTGGCTGCGGGACAAGACGGGATAATGGCGTCACCTGCGTCCTCCTGGGCTACGCACCGTCTGACATCACTAGGAGGCGCCCTCAAGGGGCGCTGCGCGCAGGTTCCGGAGGCTTCTGGGTAGCGAATTATCCCCGCCCCCCGCACCGGCGCCTTCCTTTCCGTGCCTAACGCCGCCGAAGTCGCACGCGCGAGGCTTCTCCGCCGCCGCCAAGTTAGTGGGGCGGGCAGGCCGGGGCGCGGGCTGGGCCGGGAGTGCCGCGGAGGGAGGGCGGGCGGGGCAGGGCGCGAGCTGAGCCTCTGCGGGGTCCCCGGACCGAGCCACGCGCGGCCGCGCACgggccggggtgggggcgggaggcCTCCCCGTAACGCCGCCGCCCTCTCCTCGCGCCGCAGGATGCGCTACGTTGCCTCCTACCTGCTGGCCGCTCTCGGGGGCAATTCCTCCCCCAACGCCAAGGACATCAAGAAGATCCTGGACAGCGTGGGCATCGAGGCAGACGACGACCGGCTCAACAAGGTAGCCGCCTCGCTGGGGCCCGAAGCCCCCGGTCTGCTCTGTACTCCGTACAGGGGGACCCCTCCCTTACCCGACCCGGCGTTTCCCTTTGGGAAAGTGTAGCTTCCTGCTGATTTCTGCCAGCCCATATGGTTTTGGGGTTGCCTTGATGTACTGGTACAGccccaaagaagaaaaagtgggGGTGAAGCCAAACCTCAGCGTGGCTCAGTAGAAACACAAGTCACGTGTAATTGAAGgtttcttagtaattttttttttttaatgaaagcggTGACGTTTATCTTGATCTTGTTTTTTTTACCCAACTTGGTGAAAGTTACTTTGACACGTGTTGAGTGTAAAGTGAGATATTTTGCATCCTTTCTCAGCAGTAAGTTTTGGTGTTAGTTTTTACATGCAGGGCGTCTCAGTTCACCTGTCCTGCGTCGGTCGTGACGGCTGTGCTGGGTCCAGGGGTGTGATGGTAGGCTTCTCGTAAACTAGGCCACTCCTCTCTTTTAGGTCATCAGTGAGCTGAACGGAAAGAACATCGAGGACGTCATTGCCCAGGGTGAGGTTCTGTCCTGGACTTTCATTTTCACGGTCCATTCTAATTCCTGCCGGTCAGCCTGTGACCTGCCAGGTTTCGCTTGTGGACCAGAGCACCCTAGAAGCCTTACCCAGAGGAGTGAGCGGGGTTTCAGTGGGCTCAAGCCGTGGGCGCTTCTAGACAGCTCCGGGACAGGGCGCCCGTGCTCTCACTGGGCTTTTGTAAACAAGTCTCTCCACCCCTTCTTGGGGTGCTAGGGCTGATCACAGGCCCCTGCCCTGTGGTATCAGACTGGAGTATGTGGGATTTGTCTGGAAGTTGAGCTCTTGGGGAGCTGTTTCTGTCCTTGGGTCCGTGACGGGGCAAAGCCAGTTCAGCAGACAGTCTGGTCTGTGAGCTCGCTGCTGGACACTGGGGCAGCGGACTTTACCTGCTTGATTGTAAACATGTTTGTCTAGCTTACCTCCAGGGTAGGGCGCTGTGGTCTTGTAGCCCTGCTGGAGGGACTCCTAGAAGCCAATTTTTGGCAGTGGCAACAGACTCCTGTGTCGGAGAACAGGAACCTATGACGTGGATCCTAATACATTGGGCTAAGTgtctggttacttttttttttttttttttttttttttgcggtacgcgggcctctcactgttgtggcctctcccgttgcggagcacaggctccggaggcgcaggctcagtggccatggctcacgggcccagccgctccgtggcatgtgggatcttcccggaccagggcacgaacccacgtcccctgcattggcaggcagactctaagccactgcgccaccagggaagccctcgttacTCTTGAGTAACGTTGAGGCCGGGCTCCTGCTGTGGTCTCACCTCTCCCTTCTGATTGCTGTAGGTATTGGCAAGCTGGCCAGCGTGCCAGCTGGCGGGGCTGTGGCCGTCTCTGCTGCCCCAGGAGCTGCAGCTCCTGCTGTGGGTTCTGCCCCAGCCGCAGGTAAGTGGAGGCGCTCAGGCAGCTGTCTCTGCAGACACACTGGGGTCTTTGCTGGGAGTGTGGCCTGCACCGTGGGCATTTCTCACCACGCTCTTTCTCCCTGCAgcagaggagaagaaggaggagaaaaaggaggagtcAGAAGAGTCAGATGACGACATGGGGTTCGGCTTGTTTGACTAGAGCCCACACCCGTGCAAATAAAAACCTGTTGACGTATTTCTTGAGTTGCCTGTGAGCCCTTCATCAGAGTGTGGTGTCCGCATCCTAGTCTCATCCCGGGACGAACCGGGGCCCTTGCGCGACGAGGCAGAGCCGGTTGCCTGAAGAGCCAGGAGTGGAGTGCCTGGACGGGGGCTACTTTCTATTGGTCTTGAGTGTGGCCAAGCCTTGAGTCCCCTTCTTGGGCATGGTCCTGGCTCCTGTGGACTGCCAGGGCCTTCCTAGGAAATGAGGCCTTCAGGGGGACACCCACGAACACTTGAAAAGCAGGGGTGGGTGGTCTCTGCTCTGCGAAGTGGGTCAGGCCAGTTGAGGTCAGCAGCTCCTGCAAGGCTGGGAGAGCCTCAGTTACACACAGGAGATGTGCTGGTGGGTGTGTGGTCCCCAGATGGCAGTGTGGAGGTCAGTGCCCCAGCTCCACCTCTCCCCTGAGCAGCTTGGACTTACCTCCTCTGAGCCTGTGTCCCCAGCTGTCTGGTGGGCCAGTACCTTGGCTGGGTAGATTCAGAAGTGGTGTGGGCAGCAGTGTTGGGCTGCGTGCTTGCTTGTCGGGCCTGCCCGTGCTCTTTCTGCCAGGCTCTGGCCTAGAATGTGGGGCATAGAGGAGAGGCCCTCCCACTGCCCACCCAAGCACCATCCTGGCCCTGCAGTGCAGCTATTGGCAGCCGCCCACCAGTGCCAGGCCACCCAGTAGATTCTCAGCTTTGCTTTCTGAAGGCTGTGGTGTGGTGGGCACCTGCCATGTGCCCACCACATGGTAGGCCGGTGTGAAGGACTTGCTTCTATGGGCTTGTAGTTCTGGAGGAGAGTAATGAGTGTGGCACGAGACAGCAGGGCTGGGTGTGTGGGGGGCCCTCCCTCAGGAAGaggccccagggcaggggtgttcatgggtggagggagagggctgAGGGCCTTTTTGCTACCCAGAGGAGTGGGGATTAGAAGAGGGCCTCGGGGGAGGGGGTGTAGGACATGGGGCTAAGGGGGAATGAGGAGTCCTAGCAGTGTGGGCTGCAAGGGGAAAGTATGAGTGGGATGAGAGGTGGGGCTGTGGATACCCAGA encodes:
- the LOC132597645 gene encoding uncharacterized protein gives rise to the protein MDRENESPGQNLTLGNDVLDVLSVQLTDDLKERSGLVYEKPTITPLDPAQPSRPTQDSHHRKGERQFRAAFLYTVGAPRMPRGAYSSHHAAQPSRPGRISAGEADAAGKLRVPWCMAIGSAVSLLPARATRGPGAIALVQPAALPGLRWFPDAGSGVRCPARPVEWASCSARSHRRTEPLLPPSALVGAPAEAGRPCHRRPEERSQECRSPRDSPPHPLPWPCRLGTDLRVHTDVAHVTHSLSVSGTLLQAGVSPEREQARFCLRRTQVLVRGHAK
- the RPLP2 gene encoding large ribosomal subunit protein P2 isoform X1; the encoded protein is MRYVASYLLAALGGNSSPNAKDIKKILDSVGIEADDDRLNKVISELNGKNIEDVIAQGIGKLASVPAGGAVAVSAAPGAAAPAVGSAPAAAEEKKEEKKEESEESDDDMGFGLFD
- the RPLP2 gene encoding large ribosomal subunit protein P2 isoform X2; translated protein: MRYVASYLLAALGGNSSPNAKDIKKILDSVGIEADDDRLNKVISELNGKNIEDVIAQGIGKLASVPAGGAVAVSAAPGAAAPAVGSAPAAEEKKEEKKEESEESDDDMGFGLFD